One stretch of Candidatus Zixiibacteriota bacterium DNA includes these proteins:
- a CDS encoding helix-turn-helix domain-containing protein: MKLFIEFDPSAEDNSLGKYLKSIREEKEVTIEELAEVTRIKQHYLEAIEDDRLDDLPTGPYLTLFLKSYCETLEIDYDELMQTFQVEGKKPAKQQARPPKQKKQQPAPLKPVVDAKKQGANHKPEKKQPHQKKETEKAPSGQKPEIVNYLILTGVIVFVAFIALIILITFRGGEEGEGSHAQTAHQTEQHEADTHGDSEAETEPAITAPPIVDSTEILRERFLASYDKLELIINPEQQQQVTLVADGDSTQKLVNPSRTWTFVADEELVISCERMDKTKYYVNGFRLKTDSLDFAGEHSLLLNRSNWIEFVDTTDVR, from the coding sequence ATAAAATTGTTCATAGAATTTGACCCGTCAGCCGAGGATAACTCCCTCGGTAAATACCTGAAATCGATCCGTGAAGAAAAGGAAGTCACGATCGAAGAACTGGCCGAGGTAACCCGTATCAAACAGCATTACCTCGAGGCCATAGAAGATGATCGTCTGGATGATCTTCCCACCGGACCATACCTGACCCTGTTTTTAAAATCCTACTGCGAGACGCTCGAGATCGACTATGATGAGCTGATGCAGACCTTCCAGGTCGAGGGCAAAAAGCCCGCTAAGCAACAGGCTCGTCCTCCAAAACAGAAAAAACAACAGCCGGCACCGCTCAAACCTGTGGTCGACGCTAAAAAGCAGGGAGCAAATCACAAACCCGAAAAGAAACAGCCCCACCAGAAAAAGGAAACTGAAAAAGCTCCTTCCGGCCAGAAACCGGAAATCGTAAACTATCTGATTCTAACCGGTGTGATCGTTTTCGTGGCCTTCATCGCGTTGATAATACTGATCACTTTCCGGGGCGGGGAAGAAGGCGAAGGTTCTCATGCACAAACAGCTCACCAGACGGAACAACATGAAGCCGATACTCACGGCGACAGCGAAGCGGAAACCGAACCGGCAATTACCGCTCCGCCGATTGTTGATTCCACCGAGATCCTGCGTGAACGGTTTTTAGCCAGTTACGACAAACTCGAGCTTATCATAAATCCGGAGCAACAACAACAGGTTACGTTGGTTGCCGATGGTGACAGTACCCAGAAGCTTGTCAATCCGAGCAGGACATGGACTTTTGTAGCCGATGAGGAACTGGTTATTTCCTGCGAGAGGATGGATAAAACGAAATACTATGTCAACGGTTTCAGGCTCAAGACCGACAGCTTGGATTTTGCCGGTGAGCACAGCCTGTTGCTGAATCGTTCCAACTGGATAGAATTTGTCGATACCACGGATGTCAGGTAA
- the maf gene encoding septum formation protein Maf, translating into MRYNLSYPPELADRLKQNASGYRIILASNSPRRAEIMNLLGIEFVKVVPDVDENISHNGHPGGYAERLAKLKAEAVSETDSAMIIAADTIVVRGGEIINKPADEADAARMLKSLSGQEHQVITAVALRNPENGRIVCGHAVSHVQFKRLSEKNIEDYITSGEPFGKAGAYAIQGKGGELVESYRGELDNIVGFPAKLFGDLMEEMKSEV; encoded by the coding sequence ATGAGATACAATCTATCTTATCCGCCTGAATTAGCGGACAGACTCAAGCAGAATGCTTCCGGGTACCGTATAATTCTGGCTTCTAACTCACCCCGCAGGGCGGAAATCATGAACCTGCTGGGGATCGAATTTGTAAAAGTAGTTCCGGATGTGGATGAGAACATTTCTCACAACGGTCATCCGGGCGGTTACGCCGAAAGACTGGCAAAATTAAAAGCGGAGGCAGTTTCCGAAACTGACAGCGCCATGATCATCGCCGCGGACACGATCGTGGTCAGAGGCGGTGAGATAATCAATAAGCCCGCTGATGAGGCCGACGCGGCCCGTATGCTTAAAAGCCTGTCCGGCCAGGAGCACCAGGTGATTACAGCCGTCGCATTGCGCAACCCGGAAAACGGCAGGATCGTATGTGGCCACGCTGTCAGCCATGTGCAGTTCAAACGATTGAGTGAAAAGAATATCGAAGATTATATAACCTCCGGTGAACCGTTTGGCAAAGCCGGCGCCTACGCCATTCAGGGCAAAGGCGGTGAACTGGTAGAATCCTACCGGGGTGAACTTGATAACATCGTTGGTTTTCCAGCCAAACTGTTCGGCGATCTTATGGAAGAGATGAAAAGCGAGGTATAA
- a CDS encoding D-tyrosyl-tRNA(Tyr) deacylase has protein sequence MRVVLQRVKSARVSVDGKEIGKIGPGLVLLVGAAEGDSSHDVRKLAYKCLNMRIFEDQHGKFNYSCLKQGYDVMVVSQFTLLADTRKGHRPSFSDACEPQQAEELYEEFIEACESEDVNVARGEFGARMLVEINNWGPVTIIVDSKTI, from the coding sequence ATGAGAGTGGTTCTGCAACGCGTAAAGTCGGCACGTGTTTCAGTCGATGGCAAGGAAATTGGAAAAATCGGACCCGGGCTGGTACTACTGGTTGGCGCGGCCGAGGGCGACTCCTCCCATGATGTGCGCAAGCTGGCCTACAAATGCCTGAATATGCGCATCTTCGAGGATCAGCACGGCAAGTTCAATTACTCCTGTTTGAAACAGGGTTACGATGTCATGGTGGTCTCGCAGTTCACCCTCCTGGCGGATACCCGTAAAGGCCACCGTCCTTCGTTTTCCGACGCCTGCGAACCGCAACAGGCCGAAGAACTCTACGAGGAGTTTATTGAAGCCTGTGAAAGCGAAGACGTAAATGTCGCCAGAGGCGAATTCGGCGCCCGGATGCTGGTCGAAATCAATAATTGGGGACCGGTAACTATTATTGTTGACAGTAAAACGATATGA
- a CDS encoding cation:dicarboxylase symporter family transporter, with protein sequence MKVGDSDSNKIILIGILIGIILGGFLGYTLGEKMVWASFFGTLFLNALKMIVIPLIITSMVTGVAALGDIRKLGGTAAKTVGYYLMTTFASVIIGIIVVNLIQPGVGQSIFNQSAEPVADAGEFSILGFFLKLIPTNVFEAMAETRVLPLIIFSLFFGAVLTTIGKKGEMLIEIFDGLNEVIMKMVHIIMWFAPVGVFGLVAGKIATVIATSDPSITGGVNPVLYEILKVSKYSLSVLTGLSIHAFIILPLILYLLTRRNPLKYGSNVFQAVATAFSTASSSATLPITLDCVQKYNKVNRKAASFVLPLGATINMDGTALYEAVAAIFIAQLYGVDLTFGQQIIIVLTATLAAIGAAGIPQAGLVTMVIVLQAVNLPVEGIASILAVDWLLDRFRTAVNVWGDSVGAAVIENTREIRTE encoded by the coding sequence ATGAAAGTCGGCGATTCTGACAGCAACAAAATAATACTGATCGGCATCCTGATCGGAATCATCCTGGGCGGATTTCTGGGGTACACGCTGGGCGAAAAGATGGTTTGGGCATCTTTTTTCGGCACCCTGTTTCTGAATGCCCTCAAGATGATTGTTATTCCGCTAATTATCACATCGATGGTGACTGGTGTGGCCGCCCTGGGTGACATCCGCAAGCTGGGAGGTACTGCCGCAAAAACAGTCGGCTATTACCTTATGACCACTTTCGCCTCGGTGATAATTGGAATAATAGTCGTCAACCTGATTCAGCCCGGAGTCGGTCAGAGCATCTTTAACCAGTCGGCCGAACCAGTGGCCGATGCCGGTGAATTTTCTATTCTCGGTTTTTTCCTGAAACTGATCCCGACCAATGTCTTTGAGGCGATGGCTGAGACCAGGGTACTGCCCTTGATAATCTTTTCGCTCTTCTTCGGCGCTGTTTTGACCACGATCGGTAAAAAAGGGGAGATGCTGATCGAGATCTTCGACGGCTTAAACGAAGTTATCATGAAGATGGTGCATATCATCATGTGGTTCGCGCCGGTCGGGGTGTTTGGGCTTGTAGCCGGAAAAATCGCCACGGTGATCGCCACATCCGACCCATCAATAACAGGCGGGGTCAACCCGGTCTTGTATGAAATCCTGAAAGTCAGCAAGTACTCGCTGAGCGTGTTGACCGGCCTGTCGATACACGCTTTCATCATCCTGCCTTTAATTCTCTATCTGCTGACAAGGCGTAATCCCCTGAAGTACGGGTCAAATGTTTTCCAGGCTGTAGCTACAGCCTTTTCCACGGCATCTTCCTCGGCCACCCTTCCGATCACTCTCGACTGCGTCCAGAAATATAACAAGGTCAACCGCAAGGCGGCCTCATTCGTGCTTCCGCTGGGAGCCACTATTAACATGGACGGTACCGCTCTCTATGAAGCGGTAGCGGCGATCTTTATCGCCCAGCTATACGGCGTCGACCTCACGTTCGGCCAGCAGATCATAATCGTCCTGACCGCTACCCTGGCAGCAATCGGCGCGGCCGGGATTCCCCAGGCGGGTCTGGTTACTATGGTAATCGTGCTCCAGGCGGTTAATCTGCCGGTGGAGGGAATAGCCTCGATTCTGGCGGTCGACTGGCTTTTGGACCGTTTCCGTACAGCTGTCAATGTATGGGGTGATTCGGTCGGGGCCGCTGTTATCGAAAACACCCGCGAAATCCGCACGGAATAA